A DNA window from Arachis duranensis cultivar V14167 chromosome 3, aradu.V14167.gnm2.J7QH, whole genome shotgun sequence contains the following coding sequences:
- the LOC107480527 gene encoding uncharacterized protein LOC107480527, translated as MENYTYPPYPESSESSPRSREVDFENPPPWDEQQPPPTNYKAKFMCSYGGKIQPRSHDNQLSYVGGDTKILAVDRNIKFPAFLSKLAALCDCASPENLTLKYQLPGEDLDALISVTTDDDLDHMMHEYDRLFRASAKPARMRLFLFTASTTSAPPSFSTDRDRFVEALNSGPVPVQPDPVKPPPVAPANVDFLFGLEKAAPPPPQPAPPLATVKFHDPVPEPVAPPPEYQTRAAVNDRVIGSDPTVNPIDVQRQLQQELQRLQIAEADQSMYRRRSEDGFAGGYGVAGGGDYYMQKMPEKVPMSNSPATVQHPGNYWPEKQFSGEGFPTAISTAPGGGDQQFYVVPAPGTFYHAPVVRPSAAPVTQGYYAVQRMNSDGYREQPVYGGAQPAKAAFSSAGATNMAQAPPGKAPGYPEGYGVVRPAGVPDNVGSAAYAQVAYDSGSGRQVYYTAPAGVMHAPQYQGIPPPVTAAGGSLGQDASKVVNKASQGSV; from the coding sequence ATGGAGAATTATACATATCCACCGTATCCTGAATCCAGCGAGTCGTCGCCGCGGTCGAGGGAGGTCGACTTCGAGAATCCGCCGCCGTGGGACGAGCAGCAGCCGCCGCCGACAAATTACAAGGCCAAGTTCATGTGCAGCTACGGCGGCAAGATCCAGCCGCGCAGCCACGACAACCAGCTCTCCTACGTTGGCGGCGACACCAAGATCCTCGCCGTCGACCGCAACATCAAGTTCCCCGCCTTCCTCTCGAAGCTCGCCGCCCTCTGCGACTGCGCCTCGCCTGAGAACCTCACTCTCAAGTACCAGCTCCCCGGAGAGGACCTCGACGCCCTCATCTCCGTCACCACCGACGACGACCTCGATCACATGATGCATGAGTACGATCGCCTCTTCCGTGCCTCCGCAAAACCCGCCAGGATGAGGCTCTTCCTCTTCACCGCCTCAACTACCTCCGCTCCACCTAGTTTCTCCACTGATCGCGATCGCTTCGTTGAGGCTCTCAACTCGGGTCCCGTTCCGGTTCAACCCGATCCGGTCAAACCCCCTCCTGTTGCTCCTGCCAACGTTGATTTTCTATTCGGGCTTGAGAAGGCCGCGCCTCCTCCCCCTCAGCCGGCACCGCCTCTCGCCACCGTTAAGTTCCACGATCCTGTTCCGGAGCCTGTGGCGCCGCCACCGGAGTACCAGACGCGCGCAGCTGTGAACGATCGGGTTATTGGATCGGATCCCACCGTGAACCCGATCGACGTTCAAAGGCAGTTGCAGCAAGAGCTGCAGCGGTTGCAGATCGCGGAGGCTGATCAGTCTATGTACCGGAGGAGAAGTGAGGATGGCTTCGCTGGAGGTTATGGTGTTGCTGGGGGCGGCGATTATTACATGCAGAAAATGCCAGAGAAGGTTCCGATGTCGAATTCACCTGCTACTGTGCAGCACCCCGGGAATTACTGGCCGGAGAAGCAATTTTCTGGTGAAGGTTTCCCAACGGCAATTTCGACGGCTCCCGGAGGTGGAGACCAACAGTTTTACGTTGTTCCGGCGCCGGGCACGTTCTATCATGCTCCAGTTGTGCGTCCGTCGGCGGCGCCGGTGACTCAAGGTTACTACGCTGTGCAACGTATGAATTCTGATGGATACCGTGAGCAGCCAGTGTACGGCGGCGCGCAGCCAGCTAAAGCAGCCTTTTCGTCTGCGGGAGCCACAAATATGGCACAGGCTCCACCGGGTAAGGCCCCTGGTTATCCAGAAGGATACGGCGTGGTTCGGCCAGCTGGAGTGCCGGATAATGTGGGGTCTGCTGCGTACGCGCAAGTTGCCTACGATAGTGGGAGTGGGAGACAGGTTTATTATACTGCGCCGGCTGGCGTCATGCACGCGCCGCAATATCAAGGGATTCCTCCACCGGTTACTGCTGCTGGGGGTTCGTTGGGCCAGGATGCTAGTAAAGTGGTAAACAAGGCTTCCCAAGGTTCTGTGTGA